One genomic window of Luteitalea pratensis includes the following:
- a CDS encoding carboxypeptidase regulatory-like domain-containing protein, which produces MVLSRKVAVTVVAMASLLVWTHVPVRSQSTLGIVRGRFALPASGLDDRRPALTDPRTRPIVRQPRVGVVYLEVAPSAAFEEPVRMHERMDQRNETFVPHVLAVRTGTIVDFPNSDRIYHNVFSLSPTRRFDLGRYAVGHSKSIRFDRPGVVRVFCDIHSHMSAFILVFSHRYFAVTQPDGTFQLPAVPAGTYMLAAWFEGEVKANRQIVVRAGETSIADLPVS; this is translated from the coding sequence GTGGTTCTGAGCCGCAAGGTCGCAGTGACGGTCGTGGCCATGGCGAGCCTGTTGGTATGGACGCATGTCCCGGTCCGTTCGCAGTCCACCCTCGGCATCGTGCGCGGGCGCTTTGCGCTGCCAGCGAGCGGGCTCGACGATCGCCGCCCCGCGCTGACCGATCCGCGTACGCGCCCGATTGTCCGCCAGCCCCGTGTGGGGGTGGTGTACCTGGAGGTCGCGCCCTCGGCGGCGTTCGAGGAACCGGTGCGCATGCACGAGCGGATGGACCAGCGCAACGAGACGTTCGTGCCTCACGTCCTCGCCGTCCGCACCGGCACCATCGTCGACTTCCCGAACAGCGACCGCATCTATCACAACGTGTTCTCGCTCTCGCCGACGCGGCGCTTCGACCTCGGCCGCTATGCCGTCGGCCACTCGAAATCGATCCGCTTCGATCGGCCCGGCGTGGTGCGGGTGTTCTGCGACATCCACTCGCACATGAGCGCGTTCATCCTCGTCTTTTCGCACCGCTACTTTGCGGTGACGCAGCCCGACGGCACCTTCCAGTTGCCCGCGGTGCCTGCCGGCACGTACATGCTGGCCGCCTGGTTCGAGGGCGAGGTCAAGGCCAACCGCCAGATCGTCGTGCGGGCCGGCGAAACGTCAATCGCGGATCTGCCGGTGTCGTGA